One Streptococcus sp. VT 162 genomic window, TGAACGTTACGAGGTCATGTCTTATAAAAATAATCTCAACTATGTCTATCCCTTCATGAAAGTGCAGGATAACCTTACTTACTTGCTAGAAGAAGATGTTCGCATCGATTCGAATATGGGAATCTATGTAGATATTTTCCCTGTAGATGGCTACGAGGATGACGTAGAATTTAAAAACAAGATGACGAAACTGATAAAGAAACGTCAATTGAGTTGCTACACCTTTAAAGGCATTACCAATACGAAAAGTGTACTGAATTCACTGCTACGTTATGTGTCAGTTATTATTTTCTATTTTACCAATACGAACAAATACGTTGCCCAGATTGAGGAGCTTGCAAAATCCCGTAAAGTCTCAGATTATGAGCAGGTGGATTATCTTATCTACAAGGATATGAACAAACCAGTGTGGAGACGTGAATGGCTAGAACAAGTTACTACTGGAACATTTGAAGGTAAGGAATTTACCATTCCGAAAAATTATCATGAAATTTTGACCTCAGACTACGGAGACTATATGCAATTGCCACCGGTTGAACAAAGAGTATCTCATCATGATTTTAAATTATGGAAGATTGTTAAAAGGTCTAAATGACGGGATTGGGATTAAGAAACGTTTAAAAATATAGTCAAATTTAGGAGAATAGAACCTATGTCTGAAAGAACTTTAACTCTTGAAGAAATCAAGCAAGTAGAATTGGATATTTTAAAGTATCTACATGAGCTTTGTGAACAACATCAAATCAAATACTTTATTGATTTTGGAACCTTACTAGGAGCTGTACGCCATAAAGGATTTATCCCTTGGGATGATGATACAGATATTTCCTTGGCGCGTGATGAATTTGAAAAACTGTATAAGGTTTTACAAAATGAAAATCATCCCTACTACAAATTGATTTCATTCAGAGAAACAAAGGGATATCCATACAGTTATATGAGAGTCTATGATGTAAGGACTCGTCGAGATGCTAACCTCGTAGACCCAACGGTCGTATTGGGAACTTGCGTTGACATTTTTCCATATGATGGTGTCGTAACACAGGAAAGTGACCGTAAGAAAATGAAGCTCTACAAATATTTCATTCGCCTTTCTTCTTTGAATTTTAAAGGGATCAAGTCTGAGAATGGTGGACTTAAAAACCTCCCTCGTTATATGGGATCAGCTATTTTCCGCTTAACTTCCCCACAGCTATGGAATCAAAAATTAGAGAGCCTTGCTTTGAAGTATAGTGTAGATCAAGCAACAGATCTTACTTGTACTATCTATGACCCTTATTATCCAAATGGTATAAAAAAAGAATGGCTCTATGATTTGATTGATATGCCTTATGAAAACATTGTGGTCAAGGTTCCGAGAAAATACCATGAAATACTTGTCTACGAATTTGGAGAAAACTATATGACTCCACCACCTATTGAGCAACAAGTCCCAGGAGGGGATAAAAATTATTGGATTGATTAGATTTTTAAAAGTTGCTTATTGTTAAGATAAAGGAGTTTTCAAGGTGAAAAATAAATGGTTATTAAAATCAGTCAGCTATAGTGTTCTCGCATTCTTTCTATTACTGATTCAGTTATCGCAAGGAGTAGATGCAGATACCATCTCTGCAGGTTCGGGCAATCGTATCCATTTCATAAATACTAAAGCAAAATCTGGGAGTGATGCCATCCTTCTGGAAAGCAATGGTCACTATGCTTTGATTGATATGGGAGAAGACTATGATTTTCCTGATGGGAGTGACCCACGCTATCCAAGCCGCTGGGGAATTTCCATGAGAAATTATCAAGTATTGGAGGATCGATTGATTCGCCACTTGGATCAAATAGGTGTAAAAAAATTAGATTTTATTATAGGAACTCATGTTCATAGTGACCATATTGGTGGAGCAGACGAAATACTCAATCGATATCAAGTCGGTAAGTTTTATTTGAAAAAATATTCAGATGATCGGATCACAGCAAACTGGGGACTATGGGATAATCTTTTCAATTATGATAATGCTTTGAGAGCAGCTCAAAAACGAGGAGTTACACTTATCCAGAATATTTCAGATGAGGATAGTCATCTAAAATTAGGTGATATGGATATCCAACTCTACAACTATAAGAATGAATATGATGCTGAAGGGAATCTGAAAAAAGTTCGAGATGATAACTCCAACTCCATCGTTTCAGTGGTGACTGTGGCAGGAAAGAGAATCTATCTTGGTGGAGATTTGGATAATGCCGAAGGAGCAGAAGATAAGTTAGGTCCAGTTATCGGTAAGGTTGATATGATGAAATGGAACCACCATTATGATGCGACAATTTCAAATACGATTAATTTCCTTGAAAACTTATCACCAAAAATGATTATTCAGACAACTGGTGGAGATATTAATGTTGCTTCAACCAGACAATACCTTCAGAAGAAAAATATTCAGGTTCTTCATGCTGCTAGCCAAACTCAAGACGCTACCGTTTTTGATATTAGCGATAAAGGATTTGCAAATGTTTCAAATTCCTTCCCTAATATCCCTGTAGTTGACGAAAAATGGTATCAAGAAGATGGTTATTGGAAATATCGTTTGACTGACGGAGAAATGGCTATCGGCTGGAGAGAGATTGGCGGAGCCACTTATTTCTTTAATGGAAAAGGACAAATGCAAGCAGGTCGCTGGCTTCACCTTAACGACGACTGGGGAGAAAATGCCAAAGGGAATGATTACTATCTGAGCCAAAATGGTAAAATGCAAACTGGTGGTTGGTTCAAACTAGATGACTCTTGGTATTATATCCAATCAAATGGTGCTAGACGATTTAGCGAGCTCTCTGAAATTGGAGGGAAAAAGTATCTCTTTGCGGCAGATGGGAAGATGCTAACAGGACACCAAGTCTATAATGGCAAGAAGATGTTCTTTAGCGAAAGTGGTGCACTCCAAACAGCAGGTAAGCCTTCAACATGGCAAAAGATTGATTCAAATTGGTATTTCTATGATGAGGATGGGCTAAAGACCATCGGTAAAAAGAATATCAATGGAAGCACATACTACTTTAATCAAGAAGGTATCATGCAAACTGGCTGGGCATTTGTTGATGGTCACTGGAACTATTTTGCAAGTTCTGGAGCTATGAAAACCGGCTGGGTCAAGGATCAGGAAACATGGTATTATCTGGATAAAGATGGCATCATGTTAACTGGCAGACAAGATATAAATGGTGTTCGTTACTATTTGAATGCTAGTGGTGCCATGCAGACTGGCTGGAAGTGGCAAGACAATAGCTGGTACTTCTATACGAACTCAGGTGCTATGAAAACTGGTTGGTTGAAAGATAAAGAATCATGGTATTATTTGGATCCAGAAACAGGTATCATGGCTGTAGGATCTAAAGAGATTGACGGTAAGAACTATTTCTTCAGCTCTGCAGGTACTATGCAAGTTGGATGGCAGTGGTCAAATGATTCTTGGCATTACTACGCTACGTCGGGCGCACTCCAAACTGGTTGGTTGAAAGATGGTGATGCCTGGTATTATCTTGAAGGTAAGGAAGGCGTTATGTTAATCGGCCTCCATCAAGTAGATGGTAAGCAATATTACTTTAGCAAATCTGGTGCCATGCAAACTGGCTGGAAATGGTTTGATAATCATTACCGTTACTTTGAATCAAATGGAGCCATGAAAACTGGTTGGATAAAAGACAAAGGCGTCTGGTATTATCTAAATCCTGAAGATGGCATCATGTTGGTTGGCCTTCATAAAGTAAATGGTGATCATTATTACTTTGATGAATCAGGAGCTATGCAGACAGGTTGGAAACAGCTTGATGGTAATTGGTACTATTTCCAAGCTGATGGTTCTTTGTTGAAGAACGCAACAACACCTGATGGTTACAAAGTAAACGAAGAAGGTATCTGGAAACAGGCTGTTGCTGCTGTAAATAGCGAGGCAGTCAAGCCAGAACAGAAACAAGAAGCTAATTCCTCTATTGTTGAACAACCTAAACAAGATTCAAATCTAGAAGCCAACGCTTCGGAAAAGAAAGAAAACGAATAAAGAAGAAATCCCCTACTGGCAACTAATTTATCAGTAGGGGATTTTTTTAATTTCGTTTTAATTTAGCAAGTACAAGGTTCAGTGCATAGTGGAGTGTTTTGTCTTTGGTAATAAAGAGGGTCAAGAGGTAATAGATACCACAAGTTGCTACGGTAGACAGAACCATGAGAATCATATTGAAGTTTACTGTGTAGGAATTGATTTGGAAAATCATCTTGAAAATATAGAAGATTGGGATAAAACCAAGGGATATGAGGCTATAACGTGTTAAGGTTATAAAAATTTCTTTTAAACTAATCAGTTGGTGTTTCTTGATAAAATGAATTTCAAGTAAAACAACGATAGTTTCTGCGATAATGGTCGTAGCGATGTAATACTCAGGTGCAAAAATATTATTGAAATACAAGATGCTATTTAATAGTATATTGGCACCACCACCAAGGAAGTAGAAGGCTGTTAAGCGATTTTCATGGTCGTTGATAAAGATAATCTGTTTACCAAGAATCAACTCTATAGCCCAAATGATGGTACGAAAAGCGAAGACGCTAGTTACGATACCCGCTTCAAGATATTTTTCAGAAGAATAAATAACAGTTGCGTACCGTCCCAATATCATAATCCCGATACTAGTTGGAACCATAAGGAAATAGAATAAGGATGCCGCTTGATTCACGAGATAATTATAGGACTTGTAATCCTTTTTACCGAGATAGTAGCCAAGGCGTGGAATACTGACGTTGATAGCTCCACTCAAGACACTGGCAATCAACATGACGATACTATAGGCAATTGTATAATAAGAAATGTAGTTTTCATCTGGTCCCTTGGTGATAAACATTCTATCTAGCAAGGTATAAAGCATATTAGCATTTGCTAAGAGAAGCATAGTGAAGAGTGGTTTAGAAGCTTTAGCAAGTTCTACGAAACCGATCTTAACAAAAGAAACTTCTCTCTTGATCCAAAGAAAACTGAGCAGGTAGTTGAGGATAGTGGTCGCTGTCATAACGATAGCATAAGGAACAATATCATCTGCCGTTTTAACAAAGGCGAAGATAGCGACTAGCATGGTAATTCGAATAATTAACGTTTTATAGAGGATGAAGGCATAATTTTCATAAGCCTCGTTCATCCATTCGATATTGAGAAATTGGAAGAGTGCTTGAGCCCCTAGGATGTAGTAGAGGACTTTCAGATTCTCAATGCTAGTGTCAAAGAAGATAATGAGGAAGTAGATACCAGTGGTCAGGAGAGAGGTGAAAACCGAGATATAAAACAACTTAGAAAAGACGTAGTTGATTTTATTCTTGTCATCCTTGACCTTACTGATAGCTCGAATCCCGTAGTTGTATATCCCAAAGGCAGCTAGTGGAATAACGAAACTTGCCCAGGTATTGGCTGTATTGAAATAACCGTAGTTGGATTTGCTGAGAATCCGTGTCAGATAAGGATTGGTTATCAGTGGAAAAACGATATTGAGAATATTGACCAGCAAGCTGGCCAAGGCATTTACTTTTATATTTTTCATTGAACTTTCTTTCTTAAATCTAAAATCATATCTAGTATTATATCACATTCTCGCTTCATTCTTTTGATAAAATCGTAAAAATCTAGTATAATAGATAGACTGAAAGTATGAGGTTACTAGATATGAAGATGAAACAAATTAGTGATACAACACTGAAAATCACGATGACTTTAGATGATTTGATGGACCGAGGAATGGAGATTGCAGACTTTCTCGTTCCTCAGGAAAAAACTGAAGAGTTTTTCTATGCTATTTTAGATGAGTTAGAGATGCCAGACAATTTCTTGGATAGTGGCATGCTGAGTTTCCGCGTGACGCCAAAACCTGATAAGGTGGACGTCTTTGTGACCAAATCCAAGATTGACCAAAATCTGGATTTTGAAGATTTGGCGGATCTAC contains:
- a CDS encoding choline-binding protein E, with the translated sequence MKNKWLLKSVSYSVLAFFLLLIQLSQGVDADTISAGSGNRIHFINTKAKSGSDAILLESNGHYALIDMGEDYDFPDGSDPRYPSRWGISMRNYQVLEDRLIRHLDQIGVKKLDFIIGTHVHSDHIGGADEILNRYQVGKFYLKKYSDDRITANWGLWDNLFNYDNALRAAQKRGVTLIQNISDEDSHLKLGDMDIQLYNYKNEYDAEGNLKKVRDDNSNSIVSVVTVAGKRIYLGGDLDNAEGAEDKLGPVIGKVDMMKWNHHYDATISNTINFLENLSPKMIIQTTGGDINVASTRQYLQKKNIQVLHAASQTQDATVFDISDKGFANVSNSFPNIPVVDEKWYQEDGYWKYRLTDGEMAIGWREIGGATYFFNGKGQMQAGRWLHLNDDWGENAKGNDYYLSQNGKMQTGGWFKLDDSWYYIQSNGARRFSELSEIGGKKYLFAADGKMLTGHQVYNGKKMFFSESGALQTAGKPSTWQKIDSNWYFYDEDGLKTIGKKNINGSTYYFNQEGIMQTGWAFVDGHWNYFASSGAMKTGWVKDQETWYYLDKDGIMLTGRQDINGVRYYLNASGAMQTGWKWQDNSWYFYTNSGAMKTGWLKDKESWYYLDPETGIMAVGSKEIDGKNYFFSSAGTMQVGWQWSNDSWHYYATSGALQTGWLKDGDAWYYLEGKEGVMLIGLHQVDGKQYYFSKSGAMQTGWKWFDNHYRYFESNGAMKTGWIKDKGVWYYLNPEDGIMLVGLHKVNGDHYYFDESGAMQTGWKQLDGNWYYFQADGSLLKNATTPDGYKVNEEGIWKQAVAAVNSEAVKPEQKQEANSSIVEQPKQDSNLEANASEKKENE
- a CDS encoding virulence factor MviN; amino-acid sequence: MKNIKVNALASLLVNILNIVFPLITNPYLTRILSKSNYGYFNTANTWASFVIPLAAFGIYNYGIRAISKVKDDKNKINYVFSKLFYISVFTSLLTTGIYFLIIFFDTSIENLKVLYYILGAQALFQFLNIEWMNEAYENYAFILYKTLIIRITMLVAIFAFVKTADDIVPYAIVMTATTILNYLLSFLWIKREVSFVKIGFVELAKASKPLFTMLLLANANMLYTLLDRMFITKGPDENYISYYTIAYSIVMLIASVLSGAINVSIPRLGYYLGKKDYKSYNYLVNQAASLFYFLMVPTSIGIMILGRYATVIYSSEKYLEAGIVTSVFAFRTIIWAIELILGKQIIFINDHENRLTAFYFLGGGANILLNSILYFNNIFAPEYYIATTIIAETIVVLLEIHFIKKHQLISLKEIFITLTRYSLISLGFIPIFYIFKMIFQINSYTVNFNMILMVLSTVATCGIYYLLTLFITKDKTLHYALNLVLAKLKRN
- a CDS encoding lipopolysaccharide cholinephosphotransferase, translating into MSERTLTLEEIKQVELDILKYLHELCEQHQIKYFIDFGTLLGAVRHKGFIPWDDDTDISLARDEFEKLYKVLQNENHPYYKLISFRETKGYPYSYMRVYDVRTRRDANLVDPTVVLGTCVDIFPYDGVVTQESDRKKMKLYKYFIRLSSLNFKGIKSENGGLKNLPRYMGSAIFRLTSPQLWNQKLESLALKYSVDQATDLTCTIYDPYYPNGIKKEWLYDLIDMPYENIVVKVPRKYHEILVYEFGENYMTPPPIEQQVPGGDKNYWID